A window of Trueperaceae bacterium genomic DNA:
GCCGGGGACGGAGGCCCCTCGCTCGACCTCGCGGGGGTGGGGGCGGCCGCCGCGCTCGCGTTCGTCGCCTTCACCGGGTACGGCCGCGTCGCGACGCTGGGGGAGGAGGTCACCGATCCGCGGCGCACCATCCCGCGGGCGGTGGTCGCGACCTTGGCGGCGTCCGCCGCGCTGTACCTCGGGGTGGCCGGGGTGGCGGTCGCGACCGTCGGGGCGGACGCCTTCGCCGCGACGGCGGCGGGGGCCTCCGCGCCGCTGGTGGCGGTCGCGCGCGCGTGGGCGGCGGCGGGCGCCGCGCCGGGGGGCCTGCCGGGGCTCCTGGCGGTCGGGGCGGTCACGGCGATGGCGGGCGTGACGCTGAACCTGATCCTGGGGCTGTCGCGGGTCGCCTTCGCGATGGCGCGCGACGGCGAGGCGCCCGCCGTGCTGGCGCGCCTGGATCCGTCGGGGCGGACGCCGACCGCGGCGGTGCTGGTGGTCGCGGGGGGCGTGGCGCTGGGGGTGGCGACCGGCGACGTGCGGGTCACCTGGACGTTCTCCGCGGTGACGGTGTTGCTGTACTACGCGGTGACGAACCTGGCGGCGTTGCGGGTGCGCGAGGGGCGGTTCGTGCCGCGCGCGGTGTCGTGGGCCGGCCTGGTCGGGTGTCTGGCGTTGGCGGCGTTCGTCGCGCCGGCGGCGTGGGCGGTGGCGGGCGTCGTCGCGGCGGTGGCGCTCGGGGTGCGGGCGGCCGCCCGGCGTTGAGGCGTCCGCCTTGTGACCCCGCCGACGAGGTTGGTAGCATGGCCCCCACGACCACGTGAAACGCCGCACGAGCGGTTCGCGCGGCGTGGCGCGTCGTGAGGGCCCGTCCCGGGGACGGTCCCGCGTGCGGAAACGAGAGGTACCGGTTTGTACACCGCCCTGTTCATGCTGTTCCTGGCCGCCGGGTTCATCGGCGTCGCGGCGCTGGCGATCACGTTCGTCACCGGCCCCAAGAAGACGCCGCAGACCGCGACGCTCGAGGCGTACGAGGCGGGCATCCCCGCCGCCGGCGACGCGCGGGAGCGCTTCCCGATCCACTTCTACCTGGTCGCGATGCTGTTCATCATCTTCGACCTCGAAACGGCGTTCTTCTACCCCCTCGCGGTCCGCTTCCAGGAGGCGCCGCAGTACCTGTTCTGGAACGCCCTCGTCTTCGTCGCGATCCTCGGCGTGGGGTACGTCTACGTCCTGCGCCGCGGCGTGCTGGATTGGCGGTGACGCGGTGGCGGTGAGCGACCTCTTCGAGAAGGACTTCACCGAGCTCGAGCGCGACGGCATCCTGTTCTCGACCCTCGGTAAACTCGTCGCTTGGGGCCGCAGCAACAGCATCTACCCCGTCACGTTCGGCCTGGCCTGCTGCGCGCTCGAGATGATGCAGTCGACGAACGCCCGCAACGACATGGCGCGCATGGGCAGCGAGGTGTTCCGCGCCAGCCCGCGCCAGGCGGACGTGATGATCGTCGCGGGGCGCCTGTCGAAGAAGATGGCGCCGGTGATGCGCCGCGTCTACGAACAGATGCCCGAACCCAAGTGGGTGATCAGCATGGGTGCGTGCGCCAGTTCGGGCGGCATGTTCAACAACTACGCCATCGTCCAGAACGTCGATTCCGTCGTGCCCGTCGACGTGTTCGTGCCCGGCTGCCCGCCGCGCCCCGAAGCGCTCGTGTACGCCGTGCTGCAGCTGCAGAAGAAGGTGCGCGGCGAGACGTTCGACGAGGACGGCGTGGAACTCCCGATGGTGGAAGGGTGGACCCGCTCGTGAGCCGCGCCTCGATCCTCGACGACGTCGTCCTCCGCCTCGGCGAGCTGGGCGGCGAGCGCGCCGACCGCGGCGGCGACGTGCACGTCGCGCTCCCCG
This region includes:
- a CDS encoding APC family permease, producing AGDGGPSLDLAGVGAAAALAFVAFTGYGRVATLGEEVTDPRRTIPRAVVATLAASAALYLGVAGVAVATVGADAFAATAAGASAPLVAVARAWAAAGAAPGGLPGLLAVGAVTAMAGVTLNLILGLSRVAFAMARDGEAPAVLARLDPSGRTPTAAVLVVAGGVALGVATGDVRVTWTFSAVTVLLYYAVTNLAALRVREGRFVPRAVSWAGLVGCLALAAFVAPAAWAVAGVVAAVALGVRAAARR
- the ndhC gene encoding NADH-quinone oxidoreductase subunit A, whose amino-acid sequence is MYTALFMLFLAAGFIGVAALAITFVTGPKKTPQTATLEAYEAGIPAAGDARERFPIHFYLVAMLFIIFDLETAFFYPLAVRFQEAPQYLFWNALVFVAILGVGYVYVLRRGVLDWR
- a CDS encoding NADH-quinone oxidoreductase subunit B family protein encodes the protein MAVSDLFEKDFTELERDGILFSTLGKLVAWGRSNSIYPVTFGLACCALEMMQSTNARNDMARMGSEVFRASPRQADVMIVAGRLSKKMAPVMRRVYEQMPEPKWVISMGACASSGGMFNNYAIVQNVDSVVPVDVFVPGCPPRPEALVYAVLQLQKKVRGETFDEDGVELPMVEGWTRS